In a single window of the Agromyces sp. H17E-10 genome:
- a CDS encoding 2'-5' RNA ligase family protein encodes MARYVVVLPLEPLAAGEVFTVAQWPLHVTLVEPFETDLDADALVAALAGVAREAAPRPISVAVGDDAMFGPRRDIPVSLVRDGGEIAALRAATIARLRELGVDLVRLRPDFRPHVTAKRHGRVHRGERLDLGTVALVRLRPPETSHHGRIAGSWPLGELSAGGV; translated from the coding sequence ATGGCACGGTACGTCGTGGTGCTGCCGCTGGAGCCCCTCGCCGCCGGCGAGGTGTTCACGGTCGCGCAATGGCCGCTGCACGTGACCCTCGTCGAACCGTTCGAGACCGACCTCGACGCCGACGCGCTGGTGGCGGCGCTGGCGGGCGTCGCGCGCGAGGCCGCACCGCGGCCGATCTCGGTCGCGGTCGGCGACGACGCGATGTTCGGCCCCCGCCGCGACATCCCCGTCTCGCTCGTGCGCGACGGCGGTGAGATCGCCGCCCTGCGGGCCGCGACGATCGCGAGGCTGCGCGAACTCGGCGTCGACCTCGTGCGCCTGCGACCCGACTTCCGCCCGCACGTGACGGCGAAGCGTCACGGCCGCGTGCATCGGGGTGAGCGGCTCGACCTCGGCACGGTCGCACTCGTGCGACTCCGCCCGCCGGAGACCTCGCATCACGGCCGGATCGCGGGATCGTGGCCGCTCGGCGAGCTCTCGGCGGGCGGAGTCTGA
- a CDS encoding DUF1622 domain-containing protein — MDFGQIITRAGEVIDVVGVLAIVIGVLYAMVDAAVRRLRNTGPVYERFRRVLGRGILIGLELLVAADIIRTVAVTPTLESVGVLGIIVLIRTFLSWSLAVEIDGRWPWQRRRDTTAGEPRDDDATVVGDDESATATAR; from the coding sequence ATGGACTTCGGCCAGATCATCACCCGCGCGGGCGAGGTCATCGACGTCGTCGGCGTGCTCGCGATCGTCATCGGGGTGCTGTACGCGATGGTGGATGCCGCGGTCCGGCGCCTGCGCAACACGGGACCGGTCTACGAACGCTTCCGCAGGGTGCTCGGCCGGGGCATCCTGATCGGCCTCGAACTGCTCGTCGCCGCCGATATCATCCGCACCGTCGCCGTCACCCCGACGCTCGAGTCGGTCGGCGTGCTCGGCATCATCGTGCTCATCCGGACGTTCCTCAGCTGGTCGCTCGCGGTCGAGATCGACGGGCGATGGCCGTGGCAGCGGCGGCGTGACACGACGGCGGGTGAACCGCGCGACGACGACGCGACGGTCGTCGGCGACGACGAATCGGCGACGGCCACTGCCCGCTGA